Proteins encoded by one window of Salicibibacter halophilus:
- a CDS encoding nuclease-related domain-containing protein codes for MKLLKPRDTPVELRFLRMLRARMTLPDDQHYMNLEQGYAGERIMDAWLENLSSDCLVINDLLLEQNRRIFQIDSLLVFQEKIYMLDAKHSAGDFYIDGDKWKTISGVEIQDPLLQMRRSTTLLRKLLQQLRINIPIEYFLVFTHPEFYLYSAPPDLPAVFTPQVPRFLKQLNRMNAKINRKHEQLAKQLLALHSTDNPHMRLPEYDFDGLEKGVVCAGCRSFMQHRRKKFFCSRCGMVEDTETAVMRSVAEYRFLFPDRKVTTKGLYEWGGMQGSSQKVRQILLNHFKRVGDGRSSYYVD; via the coding sequence ATGAAGCTTCTTAAACCGCGTGACACACCTGTCGAATTAAGGTTTTTGCGAATGTTACGTGCGCGAATGACCCTCCCGGATGACCAGCATTATATGAATCTCGAGCAAGGTTATGCCGGAGAACGAATCATGGATGCCTGGTTGGAAAACTTATCCTCTGATTGCCTCGTTATCAACGACCTGTTACTCGAACAGAACCGCCGGATTTTTCAAATCGATTCGCTGCTTGTTTTTCAAGAAAAGATTTATATGTTGGACGCCAAACATAGTGCTGGAGACTTTTACATTGATGGTGATAAGTGGAAGACAATATCCGGCGTTGAGATCCAAGATCCTCTGCTCCAAATGAGACGGAGCACAACGCTACTTCGAAAGCTGCTTCAACAACTTCGAATCAATATCCCGATTGAATACTTCCTTGTTTTTACCCACCCTGAATTTTACCTGTACAGCGCTCCCCCGGACCTCCCTGCTGTGTTTACGCCTCAAGTGCCCCGGTTTTTGAAACAATTAAACAGAATGAATGCTAAAATAAATCGAAAACACGAACAGCTCGCCAAGCAATTACTCGCGTTACATTCAACGGATAACCCTCATATGCGACTACCTGAGTATGATTTCGACGGGTTGGAAAAGGGTGTGGTATGTGCAGGGTGCCGGTCGTTTATGCAACATCGGAGAAAAAAATTCTTTTGTTCCAGATGCGGAATGGTGGAAGACACCGAAACAGCCGTTATGCGGAGCGTAGCCGAATATCGATTTCTTTTTCCGGATCGGAAAGTCACAACCAAAGGGCTTTATGAATGGGGCGGGATGCAAGGGTCCAGCCAAAAAGTCAGACAGATATTATTGAATCATTTTAAACGCGTTGGTGATGGAAGGTCATCCTATTATGTTGATTGA